From Humisphaera borealis, the proteins below share one genomic window:
- the guaA gene encoding glutamine-hydrolyzing GMP synthase, with protein MQRDEVIPILDFGSQYAQLIARRVREKGVYSELVRPDISVEDLKKLNPVGIILSGGPSSVYVEGAPRCDPRIFDMGIPVLGICYGMQLGAYILGGEVKPAAAREFGRAKLHVTSQDPLVHGLPDDTTVWMSHGDQVHDLPKDFIALAATPTCPFAAAKHKTRPFWGVQFHPEVTHTPRGALIFENFLYEICKAKGDWTMGNFVEQNIRKVREQVGSGKVICGLSGGVDSSVVAALLHKAIGDQLVCIFVDNGLLRKNERELVERTFRDHFHINLITSDASEQFLRELKGVTDPQQKRKIIGREFIEAFKREAKSIDGAAYLAQGTLYPDVIESGHGYAGTAANIKLHHNVGGLPAELGFELVEPLRELFKDEVRKVGEVLGLPENIVWRHPFPGPGLAVRIIGDITPEKLRVLRDADEIVLEELVSNGLYRKTSQVFAALLPIGTVGVMGDARSYDSVVAIRAVESEDFMTADWSRLPYDVLATMSNRIINEVRGVNRVVYDISSKPPATIEWE; from the coding sequence ATGCAGCGCGACGAAGTCATCCCGATCCTGGATTTCGGTTCCCAGTATGCCCAGCTCATCGCCCGGCGCGTCCGCGAGAAGGGCGTGTACAGCGAACTGGTCCGGCCGGACATTTCCGTTGAAGACCTTAAGAAGCTGAACCCCGTCGGCATTATCCTTTCCGGCGGGCCCAGCAGTGTCTATGTGGAAGGGGCTCCACGCTGCGACCCTCGCATCTTCGACATGGGCATCCCGGTCCTGGGGATTTGCTACGGGATGCAGCTCGGGGCCTACATTCTCGGCGGCGAGGTCAAACCCGCCGCGGCGAGGGAGTTCGGCCGGGCCAAGCTGCATGTAACCTCACAAGACCCCCTCGTTCACGGCCTGCCCGACGACACCACCGTCTGGATGAGCCATGGCGATCAGGTCCACGACCTGCCGAAGGACTTCATCGCCCTGGCGGCCACACCGACGTGCCCGTTCGCGGCGGCCAAGCACAAGACGCGGCCGTTCTGGGGCGTGCAGTTCCACCCCGAAGTCACCCACACGCCGCGCGGCGCGCTGATCTTTGAGAACTTCCTTTACGAAATCTGCAAGGCCAAAGGCGACTGGACGATGGGCAACTTCGTCGAGCAGAACATTCGCAAGGTGCGCGAGCAGGTCGGCAGCGGGAAAGTCATCTGCGGTCTGTCGGGTGGCGTCGATTCATCGGTCGTCGCGGCGCTGCTGCACAAGGCGATCGGCGATCAGCTCGTCTGCATCTTTGTCGATAACGGCCTGCTGCGCAAAAACGAGCGGGAACTGGTCGAGCGCACCTTCCGCGACCACTTCCACATCAACCTCATCACCAGCGATGCCAGCGAGCAATTCCTGCGCGAACTCAAAGGCGTCACCGACCCGCAGCAAAAGCGGAAGATCATCGGACGTGAGTTCATCGAGGCGTTCAAGCGCGAAGCCAAGAGCATCGACGGGGCGGCGTACCTGGCCCAGGGCACGCTCTACCCCGACGTGATCGAATCCGGCCACGGCTACGCCGGCACGGCGGCGAACATCAAGCTGCATCACAATGTCGGCGGTCTGCCTGCCGAACTCGGTTTTGAACTCGTCGAGCCGCTGCGGGAACTCTTCAAAGACGAGGTCCGCAAGGTCGGCGAAGTGCTCGGCCTGCCGGAAAACATCGTCTGGCGGCACCCGTTCCCCGGGCCGGGCCTGGCGGTCCGCATCATCGGCGACATTACGCCGGAAAAACTCCGCGTGCTTCGCGACGCCGACGAAATCGTGCTGGAAGAACTCGTCAGCAACGGCCTGTACCGTAAGACGAGCCAGGTGTTTGCGGCACTGCTGCCCATCGGCACCGTCGGCGTCATGGGCGACGCCCGCAGCTACGACAGCGTCGTGGCGATCCGCGCCGTCGAAAGTGAAGACTTCATGACCGCCGACTGGAGCCGGTTGCCCTACGACGTCCTGGCGACGATGAGCAATCGGATCATCAACGAGGTGCGCGGCGTGAACCGCGTGGTGTACGACATCTCGTCAAAGCCGCCGGCGACAATTGAATGGGAATGA
- the lnt gene encoding apolipoprotein N-acyltransferase — protein MGRRKSKEHADIRQVGPDAPADAASPGTRSPRLFVDRWYGKLILLLVGTILLTLAYAPFYQFWAAWIGLVPLIVVTSRTKGTWRAAFWGWLAGVLFFSANVWWLLTITGPGVIALVFWLGIYWAVAAAVLRPIVRTVTTAATGIELADTTGDHEAMEPNGTVASLRLLLVFPVLWVGAEWVRGNWPFYGFSWFNLSYSQTPVLHLCQIADLLGEHGISFWVAMINALAALFIFNGWRFRGLLRPVLVVCGVLVAVGIYGVWRFAQTESHLLPGPTVLLVQPNIPQSNSGDKGAPMEDLIDFHVAQTNAAMKERPDADLAVWSETMMPEMNAEFAASMASLGLASRDAERAKREIAQLARRYKVSLLVGGSFAGRVKLVSTDPRMPMVEKAGRRNSAYYFLRDTGELADRFDKIHLVPFGEYIPFEESFPWLYRQLIALGPPNMEDYQLDRGERAKIFLLPKDRQPATQPVAADKAWRFVTSICFEDADADLNAWHFRGGGGRGSVDAKQADFIVNISNDGWFKLTMMPQHFQVATLRSIENRVPTVRSVNTGISGFIDSLGRSRNDLVIPANTEGTLASSIMLDSRTTFFTRWGNWIGPGCALGLGLVGVGNVVKRRRARRAGAASNGGAA, from the coding sequence ATGGGCCGACGCAAATCAAAAGAACACGCCGACATCCGTCAGGTGGGGCCGGACGCACCCGCGGATGCTGCCAGTCCGGGCACGAGGTCTCCACGCCTGTTCGTCGATCGCTGGTACGGCAAGCTGATCCTGCTGCTCGTCGGCACGATACTCCTCACGCTCGCTTACGCGCCGTTCTATCAGTTCTGGGCGGCGTGGATCGGCCTGGTTCCCCTCATCGTGGTGACCTCGCGAACCAAGGGCACCTGGCGGGCGGCGTTCTGGGGTTGGCTCGCGGGGGTTCTCTTCTTCTCGGCCAACGTGTGGTGGCTGCTCACCATCACCGGGCCGGGTGTGATTGCGCTGGTGTTTTGGCTGGGCATTTACTGGGCCGTTGCCGCGGCGGTCCTTCGACCGATCGTTCGCACGGTGACCACTGCCGCAACCGGCATCGAACTCGCGGACACCACCGGCGACCACGAGGCCATGGAGCCGAACGGCACCGTTGCGTCGTTGCGACTACTCCTGGTTTTCCCCGTCCTCTGGGTCGGCGCAGAATGGGTCCGCGGAAATTGGCCTTTCTACGGCTTCTCCTGGTTCAATCTCTCCTATTCGCAAACGCCGGTTCTCCACCTCTGCCAGATCGCCGACCTTTTGGGTGAGCACGGGATCTCGTTCTGGGTCGCGATGATCAACGCCCTTGCCGCGCTGTTCATCTTCAACGGCTGGCGCTTCCGCGGACTGCTGCGGCCGGTGCTTGTCGTCTGCGGGGTGCTCGTGGCCGTGGGTATCTACGGTGTTTGGCGTTTTGCGCAGACGGAATCGCACCTGCTCCCCGGACCTACCGTGCTGCTCGTCCAGCCGAACATTCCCCAGAGCAACTCGGGGGACAAGGGGGCGCCTATGGAGGACCTGATCGACTTCCACGTCGCCCAGACCAACGCCGCGATGAAGGAACGTCCCGACGCCGACCTCGCTGTCTGGTCGGAAACGATGATGCCCGAGATGAACGCCGAGTTTGCCGCTTCGATGGCCAGCCTGGGCCTGGCATCGCGCGACGCCGAGCGTGCCAAACGCGAGATTGCCCAGCTCGCACGCCGATACAAGGTATCGCTGCTGGTCGGCGGATCGTTCGCCGGCCGGGTGAAGCTTGTCAGCACCGACCCCCGCATGCCCATGGTTGAGAAAGCCGGTCGGCGGAACAGCGCCTATTACTTCCTGCGCGACACTGGCGAACTGGCCGACCGCTTCGACAAGATCCACCTCGTGCCGTTCGGCGAATACATTCCATTCGAAGAAAGCTTCCCCTGGCTTTACCGGCAGCTCATCGCGTTGGGGCCGCCGAACATGGAGGACTACCAGCTCGACCGGGGCGAGCGGGCGAAGATCTTCTTACTGCCGAAGGACCGCCAGCCCGCGACACAGCCGGTTGCCGCCGACAAGGCCTGGCGGTTTGTCACGTCGATCTGCTTCGAAGACGCCGATGCCGACCTGAACGCCTGGCACTTCCGTGGTGGCGGGGGCCGCGGGTCCGTCGATGCCAAGCAGGCCGACTTCATAGTCAACATCAGCAACGACGGGTGGTTCAAACTGACGATGATGCCGCAGCACTTTCAGGTCGCGACCCTGCGCAGCATTGAAAACCGCGTGCCGACGGTCCGCAGCGTGAATACGGGCATCAGCGGCTTTATCGATTCCCTCGGGCGATCGCGCAACGACCTCGTGATCCCCGCCAACACCGAGGGCACTCTCGCGAGTTCGATCATGCTGGATTCGCGGACGACATTCTTCACCCGTTGGGGCAACTGGATTGGCCCGGGTTGCGCCCTGGGACTGGGCCTGGTCGGCGTTGGGAATGTCGTGAAACGGAGGAGGGCCCGCCGGGCCGGGGCGGCGAGTAATGGCGGCGCGGCTTAG
- a CDS encoding fumarylacetoacetate hydrolase family protein — protein MRIVRFLSGGTEHLGQLLDDGKSARKIEGTLIAGPATWTVTDKALPIEKLLSPLVPTDILCIGLNYREHAAESGSEIPDNPMLFIKSSNTLNNPFDPIQIPRRSSEVDYEAELCVVIGKTAKHVSRADALNYVLGYTCANDVSARDWQRQKKLGGGQFARGKSFDGFCPLGPCLVTADEIPNPNALRLKTILNGQTMQDHTTGDMIFDVPALIESLSSTMTIKPGTVILTGTPQGVGFARTPPVWMKAGDTVVVEIEKIGRLENPVTAE, from the coding sequence ATGCGGATTGTTCGATTTCTCTCCGGCGGCACTGAACATCTCGGCCAACTGCTCGACGACGGCAAGTCCGCACGCAAGATTGAAGGGACCCTGATCGCCGGTCCGGCGACCTGGACCGTTACGGACAAGGCCCTGCCGATCGAGAAACTGCTCTCGCCACTGGTGCCCACGGACATCCTCTGCATCGGGCTGAACTACCGCGAGCACGCCGCCGAGAGCGGGTCGGAGATTCCGGACAATCCGATGCTGTTCATCAAGTCGAGCAACACGCTGAACAATCCGTTCGACCCGATCCAGATCCCCCGCCGCAGTTCGGAAGTCGATTACGAAGCCGAGTTGTGCGTGGTGATCGGCAAGACAGCCAAGCACGTGTCGCGGGCCGATGCACTCAACTACGTGCTGGGCTACACCTGCGCCAATGACGTCTCGGCGCGCGACTGGCAACGCCAGAAGAAGCTCGGCGGCGGGCAGTTCGCCCGCGGCAAGAGCTTCGACGGGTTCTGCCCACTGGGCCCCTGCCTGGTGACGGCCGACGAAATCCCCAACCCCAACGCGCTGCGGCTCAAGACGATCCTCAACGGACAGACGATGCAGGATCACACCACTGGCGACATGATCTTCGACGTGCCGGCGCTGATCGAATCGCTCAGCAGCACGATGACCATCAAGCCCGGTACGGTCATTCTCACCGGAACGCCGCAGGGTGTCGGCTTCGCCCGCACGCCGCCGGTCTGGATGAAGGCCGGCGACACCGTGGTCGTCGAGATCGAGAAGATCGGCCGGCTGGAAAACCCCGTCACCGCCGAGTGA
- a CDS encoding endonuclease/exonuclease/phosphatase family protein, with product MGNLRTFIWPNWQQRKRLLRKEAWLVVAAAYPLLIFAWLWPQDWRNESTGVVFAGWMAFLIRTVQFHLALLLAFIVAVALLIRARRLALAAVVPMLFTLVPAAMQFLPRPAPPTAIGKPLRIMSVNLLMANEDTDGIIEEIIAASPDVVFLQEYTPHWHQAVERRLGVDYPYESHIARDDSFGIAIRSRTPFAGPVDDRFRLGNSGVDQQRASIEFDGREYALYHIHLLPPRSFDYYKDQRIQFADLLDALAAEKKSYIVCGDFNFSETTPQHRQFMAAGIGEAHAQSATGRGATWPVNGVMRYITPGIRIDHVYLSSDLWATKCQTGIGRGSDHRPVVVDVVGTAAARPSTSQTVPFAAHSLEGLEAMLKKHCDDPDAPTRVRALIDSLASGASLPDQIDGVPVAAIALPGWWLRSKDVCELTVLSLGKRDADYDLSIFEQGKQVAELKAIVPTTNRATVGQFWLHTTQVQVDRHWRVVDPSPQDMNSADIYADEQAFQSVVRRFEAEKQRIQPFEVGVGKNKIRLTISSMPKRP from the coding sequence ATGGGGAACCTCCGCACATTCATCTGGCCGAACTGGCAGCAGCGCAAACGGTTGCTTCGTAAGGAAGCGTGGCTGGTTGTCGCCGCCGCGTATCCACTGCTGATCTTCGCCTGGCTCTGGCCGCAGGACTGGCGGAACGAATCGACCGGCGTGGTGTTCGCCGGGTGGATGGCGTTCCTCATTCGAACGGTTCAGTTTCACCTCGCCTTGCTGCTGGCATTCATTGTTGCCGTGGCGCTGTTGATCCGCGCTCGCCGGCTCGCGCTGGCGGCGGTGGTGCCGATGCTGTTCACTCTGGTGCCGGCGGCGATGCAATTCCTGCCGCGCCCAGCCCCGCCAACGGCGATTGGTAAGCCGCTCCGCATCATGTCGGTCAACCTGCTGATGGCCAACGAAGACACCGACGGCATCATCGAAGAGATCATCGCCGCCAGTCCGGACGTCGTGTTCCTGCAGGAGTACACGCCCCACTGGCACCAGGCGGTGGAGCGGCGATTGGGTGTCGATTACCCGTACGAAAGCCACATCGCCAGGGACGACTCGTTCGGCATCGCGATCCGGTCGCGCACGCCCTTCGCCGGCCCGGTGGACGACCGCTTCCGTCTGGGTAATTCCGGCGTCGACCAACAGCGCGCATCGATCGAGTTCGACGGCCGGGAGTACGCCCTTTACCACATCCATCTGCTTCCGCCGCGTTCATTTGACTACTACAAGGACCAGAGAATCCAGTTCGCCGATCTGTTGGATGCGTTAGCTGCTGAGAAGAAGTCGTACATCGTGTGCGGCGACTTCAACTTCTCGGAGACCACACCGCAACATCGGCAATTCATGGCCGCTGGTATCGGCGAGGCCCATGCACAGTCCGCCACCGGCCGGGGCGCGACCTGGCCGGTGAACGGCGTGATGCGGTACATCACGCCGGGGATTCGGATCGACCACGTCTACCTGTCGTCCGACCTGTGGGCGACAAAGTGCCAGACGGGCATCGGCCGCGGGTCAGATCATCGGCCGGTCGTGGTGGACGTGGTTGGGACGGCAGCGGCGAGACCTTCAACGTCCCAAACTGTCCCGTTCGCCGCACACTCGCTTGAGGGCCTCGAAGCTATGCTGAAGAAACACTGTGATGACCCTGACGCACCGACGAGAGTCCGCGCACTGATCGACTCGCTCGCCTCCGGTGCGTCTTTGCCTGACCAGATTGACGGGGTTCCCGTTGCGGCGATCGCTCTACCCGGATGGTGGCTCCGAAGCAAAGACGTCTGCGAACTCACGGTCTTGTCGCTGGGCAAGCGGGACGCCGACTACGATCTGTCAATCTTCGAACAGGGGAAGCAAGTCGCCGAACTCAAAGCGATCGTCCCGACCACGAATAGGGCTACAGTCGGACAGTTCTGGCTGCATACCACGCAGGTGCAGGTCGACCGCCATTGGCGAGTGGTCGATCCTTCGCCGCAAGACATGAACTCTGCCGATATCTATGCGGACGAGCAGGCGTTCCAATCCGTTGTAAGACGGTTCGAAGCAGAAAAGCAACGTATCCAGCCTTTCGAAGTTGGCGTAGGCAAGAACAAGATCAGGCTCACGATTTCTTCGATGCCCAAACGCCCATAG
- a CDS encoding O-linked N-acetylglucosamine transferase family protein, translating into MASSPNMLMRRAARHHLAGELREAASLYRKILQDDPQHSGALHALGVMAHQTGRGDAAEKLLLRAVATNPAFAAAHDDLGALWLLQGKTDQAAAAFSEAIRVEPRYALAHAHLGAALSTLGRHDEAAVAYQRAVDAAVKSVRRFKGVGIDVSSVTENLRSPSDADGQVTARGLSLQTPASVGGTYGQYLSPGEQDTASVTPLSAGSESPAGPPDDDEDDEGVVGLTLVSGAQAETRPMAPLAARAEELGLVYASMAGVAVSASSAYPRAIPDQPFGPHDADAADQVWSTFAVTEEPWLGLSSSDAWGLEPAAVAAWAIAGGDEAHPTNIDPGPIPELPADPPGLPSLTPNDESELSLLYSTNWLREPEQDLPVIEAEVGDPRFDAPQAMAGGMSTFSSAVNRPVPHSAAPQSTPAWSGFDTGRESNGYTVVVQSTVPASPPEPTLFDIAIEPPRTDDRSTLSSGETPAAVTTLSETAAPPTPTASATTIDPATTVVSTTGVVISPSEIIDVGSPTRLRVEEPAAAFLDVDDVAETEQGDTEAEGIDPADDAEEPAPDGVVKPPAVSRVRLPESASRMEDDPVLAPRLLAKELRRARRKPVAGARQAAELHKQGASHLRQRRVEEAIAALERLVELQPTSAKAHRDLGAAYIRADRFDDAVVSLQRALELRPRFADAFASLGDAFHLQGRVEEAINCYRQTLALRPSATSAHSNLLLNLNYQRKNDAQTLFAEHLKWAKAHASPLTAEILRHENSPSAERQIRVGYVSGDFRRHAVGSFIEPILANRDPAAFHIICYSDVLRPDDATERLSAMADGWRDIRGLTDIDVCDMIRHDQIDILVDLAGHTASNRLCVFARKPAPVQITYLGYPNTTGLGTMDYRLTDTWADPLGQTEQFHTEQLYRLPRGFLCYQGPADAPVPSAPPIVKNGFVTFGCFNILAKLTPETLGLWAKIMTVLPNSRMVLKDRLGTFANPARRRYVQDIFAYHRIAADRLELLSKDSDRQKHMESYSKVDVMLDPFPYNGTTTTCEALWMGVPVITLAGTRHASRVGVSILKSAGLPEFVSPNIEGYARSAVLLARDVNRLVLLRRTLRQKITASSLCDAGKFTKYLGAAYREMWTYWCQTRGAPMLPPSDRLSLEG; encoded by the coding sequence ATGGCATCTTCCCCCAACATGCTGATGCGCCGTGCCGCGCGGCACCATCTCGCGGGAGAACTGCGCGAAGCGGCTTCGCTTTACCGCAAGATCCTCCAGGACGATCCGCAGCACTCGGGCGCACTGCACGCCTTGGGCGTGATGGCCCACCAAACCGGCCGCGGCGACGCCGCCGAGAAACTTCTGCTCCGTGCGGTCGCGACCAATCCCGCGTTCGCCGCGGCCCATGACGACCTTGGCGCCCTTTGGCTCCTGCAAGGCAAAACCGACCAGGCCGCCGCCGCTTTCAGCGAAGCGATCCGGGTCGAACCTCGCTATGCGCTGGCTCATGCACACCTGGGAGCCGCCCTCTCGACCCTCGGCCGGCACGACGAGGCGGCCGTCGCCTATCAGCGGGCAGTCGATGCGGCGGTGAAGTCGGTCCGGCGGTTTAAAGGCGTGGGCATCGACGTTTCGTCCGTCACGGAGAATCTCCGTTCTCCTTCCGACGCCGACGGCCAGGTTACGGCCCGGGGGTTGTCGCTTCAGACGCCGGCTTCCGTCGGCGGTACGTACGGACAGTACTTGTCGCCGGGCGAGCAGGACACCGCCTCCGTCACCCCGCTTTCAGCCGGTAGCGAATCGCCCGCAGGGCCACCGGATGACGACGAGGACGACGAAGGTGTCGTCGGGCTCACGCTCGTGTCCGGGGCTCAAGCCGAAACCCGGCCAATGGCCCCGCTGGCTGCCCGGGCAGAAGAACTGGGCCTGGTCTACGCGTCGATGGCGGGTGTCGCGGTCAGCGCTTCATCGGCGTACCCGCGGGCCATTCCCGACCAGCCCTTCGGCCCGCACGACGCCGACGCCGCGGATCAAGTTTGGTCAACATTTGCCGTCACCGAAGAGCCTTGGCTCGGACTGTCGAGCAGCGATGCCTGGGGTCTTGAACCGGCGGCGGTGGCGGCCTGGGCGATCGCCGGGGGCGACGAAGCACACCCGACGAACATTGATCCCGGCCCCATCCCGGAGCTTCCGGCAGACCCGCCGGGCCTGCCATCGCTGACTCCCAACGACGAGTCGGAGCTGTCCTTGCTCTACAGCACCAACTGGCTCAGGGAGCCCGAGCAGGACCTGCCGGTGATCGAGGCCGAGGTCGGCGATCCACGATTCGACGCGCCCCAGGCGATGGCGGGCGGAATGTCGACTTTCAGTTCCGCCGTCAATCGCCCAGTACCACACTCCGCAGCCCCGCAATCCACGCCGGCCTGGTCAGGCTTCGATACCGGCCGAGAATCCAACGGCTACACGGTGGTCGTACAGAGCACGGTTCCCGCGTCTCCGCCCGAACCAACACTGTTTGACATCGCCATCGAGCCGCCCCGGACAGACGATCGCTCCACCTTATCGTCCGGCGAAACGCCGGCGGCTGTTACGACCCTTAGCGAAACCGCCGCCCCGCCGACACCGACGGCTTCGGCCACGACCATCGACCCGGCAACCACCGTCGTTTCGACCACCGGTGTCGTGATTTCGCCGTCAGAGATTATCGACGTCGGCTCCCCGACACGGCTTCGGGTTGAAGAACCGGCAGCGGCCTTCCTCGACGTAGATGACGTCGCCGAGACGGAACAGGGGGACACGGAGGCCGAGGGAATTGACCCCGCGGACGACGCGGAAGAGCCCGCGCCCGACGGCGTCGTCAAGCCGCCGGCCGTTTCTCGCGTGCGGCTGCCCGAGTCGGCGTCTCGGATGGAAGACGATCCCGTGCTGGCGCCACGCCTGCTCGCCAAGGAGCTGCGCCGCGCCCGCCGAAAGCCTGTCGCGGGGGCGAGGCAGGCCGCCGAACTCCACAAGCAGGGGGCATCCCACCTGCGGCAGCGGCGGGTCGAAGAGGCGATCGCCGCGCTCGAGCGACTCGTCGAACTGCAGCCCACCAGTGCCAAGGCGCACCGAGATTTGGGTGCGGCATACATCCGTGCCGATCGTTTCGACGATGCGGTCGTGTCGCTCCAGCGCGCCTTGGAACTTCGGCCCCGCTTCGCCGACGCCTTCGCCAGCCTCGGCGACGCCTTCCACCTGCAGGGCCGCGTGGAAGAGGCGATCAACTGCTACCGCCAGACCCTTGCGCTGCGACCGTCGGCGACCTCGGCCCACAGCAACCTGCTGTTGAACCTCAACTACCAGCGGAAGAACGACGCACAGACGCTTTTCGCCGAGCACTTGAAGTGGGCCAAGGCGCACGCGTCGCCGCTGACCGCGGAGATCCTGCGGCACGAGAACAGCCCCTCGGCCGAACGGCAGATACGCGTCGGATACGTCTCCGGCGATTTTCGGCGACATGCGGTGGGGTCGTTTATCGAGCCCATCCTCGCCAATCGCGACCCGGCCGCGTTTCACATCATCTGCTACAGCGACGTCCTTCGACCCGACGACGCGACCGAACGCCTCTCCGCGATGGCCGACGGATGGCGCGATATCCGCGGCCTGACCGACATCGACGTCTGCGACATGATCCGCCACGACCAGATCGACATCCTGGTGGATCTGGCCGGGCATACGGCTTCGAACCGGCTGTGTGTTTTCGCCCGCAAGCCGGCCCCGGTTCAGATCACCTATCTCGGCTATCCGAACACCACCGGCCTTGGGACCATGGACTATCGGCTGACCGATACCTGGGCCGATCCGCTCGGTCAGACCGAGCAGTTCCACACCGAGCAGCTTTATCGGCTGCCGCGTGGCTTCCTGTGCTACCAGGGGCCGGCCGACGCGCCAGTGCCCTCCGCGCCGCCGATCGTAAAGAACGGTTTCGTCACCTTCGGGTGCTTCAACATCCTGGCGAAGCTGACGCCCGAAACGCTCGGGCTGTGGGCCAAGATCATGACCGTTCTGCCCAACAGCCGAATGGTGCTGAAAGACCGTCTGGGCACCTTCGCCAATCCGGCCCGCCGGCGTTACGTGCAGGACATTTTCGCCTACCACCGCATCGCCGCCGATCGGCTGGAGTTGCTCAGCAAGGATTCCGACCGGCAGAAGCACATGGAGTCGTATTCGAAGGTCGATGTCATGCTCGACCCGTTCCCCTACAACGGGACGACGACGACCTGCGAGGCGCTGTGGATGGGCGTGCCGGTGATCACGCTGGCGGGCACCCGCCATGCCAGCCGGGTGGGCGTCAGCATCCTGAAGTCGGCGGGTCTGCCGGAGTTTGTGTCGCCGAACATCGAGGGGTATGCGCGGTCGGCCGTGCTGCTGGCCCGTGACGTCAATCGCCTGGTGCTGCTCCGCCGCACGCTACGGCAGAAGATCACGGCGTCATCCCTTTGCGACGCGGGCAAGTTCACGAAATACCTTGGCGCTGCCTATCGTGAAATGTGGACCTACTGGTGCCAGACACGCGGGGCACCGATGCTGCCGCCTTCTGATCGGCTTTCGCTGGAGGGGTAG
- a CDS encoding type 1 glutamine amidotransferase domain-containing protein — MAKICILVEKIYEDLELQYPRLRLKEAGHTVDVVGPKAGETYIGKHGYPQKAEKAAADVKASDYALIVIPGGTSPDHMRRSGDMVKLVRDAAAKGIPMAAICHGPWMLCSTDALKGRRCTSYMSIVHDVVNAGGKWVDEECVVDGPIITARTPDDLPAFSNAILELVSTGKATGVKGKPIAPTWVIETLTKEQLG; from the coding sequence ATGGCCAAAATCTGCATCCTCGTCGAAAAGATTTACGAAGACCTCGAACTCCAATACCCCCGCCTCCGCCTGAAGGAAGCCGGGCACACCGTTGACGTCGTCGGCCCCAAAGCCGGCGAAACCTACATCGGCAAGCACGGCTACCCGCAGAAAGCCGAGAAGGCCGCCGCGGACGTCAAGGCGTCGGACTACGCGTTGATCGTTATCCCCGGCGGAACCTCGCCCGACCACATGCGGCGCAGCGGCGACATGGTCAAGCTCGTCCGCGATGCCGCGGCAAAGGGCATTCCGATGGCCGCGATCTGCCACGGGCCCTGGATGCTCTGCTCGACCGATGCCCTTAAAGGCCGTCGGTGCACGAGCTACATGAGCATCGTTCACGACGTCGTCAACGCCGGCGGCAAGTGGGTGGACGAAGAGTGCGTCGTCGACGGGCCGATCATCACCGCCCGGACGCCTGACGATCTGCCGGCGTTCAGCAACGCGATCCTGGAACTGGTGAGCACGGGCAAAGCCACCGGCGTCAAAGGCAAGCCGATTGCGCCGACGTGGGTGATCGAAACACTCACGAAAGAACAACTCGGCTGA
- a CDS encoding cyclase family protein, translated as MRLIDLSQPLYHHAPNCPAHPPVKSEYIATHEKDGWLCELLTLSNHTGSHVDAPLHKIAGGKSLDQMPLETWVGKAWLVDLRDSAADRAIGDDLLQSKLPNLPPDAIVLLATGWGERRAMTDEWKYHSPFIDPSGARWLVEKKARGVGIDHYSIGGYGPDNPVTHEILLGNGVWIVEELGFPPEVWSLVMPVKFWTLPINLKGHTGAFCRPVIEVAEG; from the coding sequence ATGCGCCTCATCGACCTCTCCCAGCCGCTCTACCACCACGCCCCCAACTGCCCGGCCCATCCGCCGGTGAAGTCGGAGTACATTGCCACCCACGAGAAGGACGGATGGCTCTGCGAGCTGCTGACGCTGTCCAATCACACCGGCAGCCATGTGGATGCGCCGCTGCACAAGATTGCCGGCGGCAAGAGCCTGGACCAGATGCCGCTGGAGACGTGGGTGGGCAAGGCGTGGCTCGTCGATCTCCGCGACAGCGCGGCCGACCGGGCGATCGGGGATGATCTTCTGCAGTCGAAGCTGCCGAACCTTCCGCCGGACGCGATTGTGCTGCTGGCCACCGGCTGGGGCGAGCGGCGGGCTATGACCGATGAGTGGAAATACCACTCCCCGTTCATCGATCCCTCGGGTGCACGCTGGCTCGTCGAGAAGAAGGCCCGCGGCGTGGGGATCGATCACTATTCGATCGGCGGGTATGGCCCCGACAATCCGGTCACTCACGAAATCCTGCTCGGCAACGGCGTCTGGATCGTCGAAGAGCTCGGCTTTCCGCCGGAGGTCTGGTCGCTCGTAATGCCGGTGAAGTTCTGGACCCTGCCGATCAACCTGAAGGGTCACACCGGCGCGTTCTGTCGGCCGGTGATCGAAGTCGCAGAAGGATGA